In one window of Caenimonas aquaedulcis DNA:
- a CDS encoding acyl-CoA dehydrogenase family protein, with the protein MDFDFSDDQQQLRDAVRKWVDKGYDFERRRAIVKAGGFDRGVYTQLAELGLAGLYIPEDQGGMGMGPVEGMVVMEELGRGIVLEPLAQALIAGGVINGYAPAAVKSAWLGKIAAGEALVVLAYQERKARYRVDVCETNAAKSGDAWSVTGAKSIVPAGDQADAFLVPALADGQMALFLVERAAQGVTTRGYATQEGGRAAEVKFASSPATLVTPDGLTALEHAVDIGIAAACAEAVGVLDKTMDVTVEYMNTRKQFGTTLASFQALRHRVADMKMQLELARSMSYYASLKLNAPAEERRRAMARAKYQLGVAMRFIGQASVQLHGGIGVTDEYIGSHYFKKLTQLELSFGDTLHQLGEVSERMQDTAGVFA; encoded by the coding sequence ATGGATTTCGACTTCAGCGACGACCAGCAGCAACTGCGTGATGCGGTGCGTAAATGGGTGGACAAGGGCTACGACTTCGAGCGCCGCCGCGCGATCGTGAAGGCGGGCGGCTTCGACCGCGGTGTGTACACGCAGCTCGCGGAACTGGGCCTGGCCGGCCTCTACATCCCCGAGGACCAGGGCGGCATGGGCATGGGCCCGGTCGAGGGCATGGTGGTGATGGAAGAACTCGGCCGCGGCATCGTGCTCGAGCCGCTGGCGCAGGCGCTCATTGCGGGCGGCGTGATCAACGGTTACGCGCCAGCGGCCGTGAAGTCCGCATGGCTCGGGAAGATCGCCGCGGGCGAGGCGCTCGTCGTGCTCGCGTACCAGGAGCGCAAGGCGCGCTACCGCGTCGATGTTTGCGAAACTAATGCAGCGAAGTCGGGCGATGCATGGTCCGTCACCGGCGCGAAGAGCATCGTGCCGGCCGGCGACCAGGCCGATGCCTTCCTCGTGCCCGCGTTGGCCGACGGCCAGATGGCGCTCTTCCTTGTCGAGCGCGCCGCGCAGGGCGTGACGACGCGCGGCTACGCGACGCAGGAAGGCGGGCGTGCGGCGGAAGTGAAGTTCGCCTCCTCACCCGCGACGCTGGTGACGCCCGACGGCCTCACGGCCCTGGAACATGCGGTGGACATCGGCATCGCAGCGGCCTGCGCGGAAGCGGTGGGCGTGCTCGACAAGACGATGGACGTCACCGTCGAGTACATGAACACGCGCAAGCAGTTCGGCACCACGCTCGCGAGTTTCCAGGCGCTTCGCCACCGCGTCGCGGACATGAAGATGCAGCTGGAACTCGCGCGGTCGATGAGCTACTACGCGTCACTCAAGCTGAACGCCCCCGCCGAGGAACGCCGCCGCGCGATGGCGCGCGCCAAGTACCAGCTCGGCGTGGCGATGCGATTCATCGGCCAGGCTTCCGTGCAACTGCACGGCGGCATCGGCGTGACGGACGAATACATCGGCAGCCACTACTTCAAGAAGCTCACGCAGCTCGAGTTGAGCTTCGGGGATACCCTGCACCAGCTGGGCGAGGTCTCGGAAAGAATGCAGGACACCGCGGGTGTCTTCGCGTAA
- a CDS encoding alpha/beta fold hydrolase, whose amino-acid sequence MTSRRLFLGAAACVLALAGCASAPSPQELPPPIVFVHGNGDHAGLWQTTIWRFESNGWPRDRLYAIDHPYPLARDDDTKAQPGRSSTAEHMAYLRAEVEKVLQATGSRQVVLMGNSRGGNAIRNYIQNGGGDKTVSHAILGGTPNHGVQAIPGVNEANEFSGTGPFLRSLNAPKNAAGDEVTGPVKWLTIRSDSNDKFAQPDGLWVGMRGKPTNVTFEGPALKGATNVVIPRIDHRETAFSPAAFDAAYRFITGRAPATTAVTPEDRVVLSGKVTGQGASSTDPASGNGFNNLALPGAQLQVFSIDPNTGERQGPAFYAKTIAADGAWGPFAVPPGARLEFAVAAPGYATTHFYRSPFPRSSNVVNLRAERIPADDRNAPALAIMVRARGYLDPGRDKMAFDGQSPPPGAVLGAGVASSRVKPTGLPRAITGEFNGERVIGRTWPAANNELTILELTY is encoded by the coding sequence ATGACTTCCAGGCGCCTTTTCCTTGGCGCGGCCGCGTGCGTCCTCGCACTTGCCGGCTGCGCGTCCGCTCCCTCGCCGCAGGAACTGCCACCGCCCATCGTCTTCGTGCACGGCAACGGCGACCACGCCGGGCTCTGGCAGACCACGATCTGGCGCTTCGAATCCAACGGCTGGCCGCGCGACCGGCTGTACGCCATCGATCATCCCTACCCCCTCGCGCGCGACGACGACACGAAGGCGCAGCCCGGCCGCTCTTCGACGGCCGAGCACATGGCCTACCTGCGCGCCGAGGTGGAGAAAGTGCTCCAGGCCACCGGGTCCCGCCAGGTGGTGCTGATGGGCAATTCGCGCGGCGGCAACGCCATCCGCAACTACATCCAGAACGGTGGCGGCGACAAGACCGTGAGCCACGCGATCCTCGGCGGAACGCCCAACCATGGCGTGCAGGCGATCCCTGGCGTGAACGAGGCCAACGAATTCTCGGGAACGGGCCCCTTCCTCCGCTCGCTCAATGCGCCGAAGAACGCAGCCGGCGACGAGGTCACGGGCCCCGTGAAGTGGCTCACCATCCGTTCGGACAGCAACGACAAGTTCGCGCAGCCGGACGGCCTGTGGGTCGGCATGCGCGGCAAACCGACGAACGTGACGTTCGAAGGGCCTGCGCTCAAGGGCGCGACGAACGTGGTGATCCCGCGCATCGATCACCGCGAGACCGCTTTCTCGCCGGCGGCTTTCGATGCGGCTTATCGCTTCATCACCGGGCGTGCCCCCGCGACGACGGCCGTCACACCGGAAGATCGCGTGGTGCTCAGCGGCAAGGTGACCGGGCAGGGCGCCTCCTCGACCGACCCTGCGTCGGGCAACGGTTTCAACAACCTTGCCTTGCCGGGTGCGCAGCTGCAGGTCTTCAGCATCGACCCGAACACCGGTGAGCGCCAGGGACCTGCGTTCTACGCGAAGACGATCGCCGCGGATGGAGCCTGGGGTCCCTTCGCCGTGCCGCCCGGCGCGCGCCTCGAGTTCGCCGTCGCGGCACCTGGCTACGCCACGACGCATTTCTATCGCAGCCCCTTCCCCCGCTCCAGCAACGTGGTGAACCTGCGAGCCGAACGCATTCCCGCGGACGACAGGAACGCCCCCGCGCTGGCCATCATGGTGCGAGCCCGCGGCTACCTCGACCCGGGCCGCGACAAGATGGCCTTCGACGGCCAGTCCCCGCCTCCGGGTGCGGTGCTGGGCGCCGGCGTCGCCAGTTCACGCGTGAAGCCCACGGGCCTGCCGCGCGCGATCACGGGTGAATTCAACGGAGAGCGCGTGATCGGCCGCACCTGGCCGGCCGCGAACAACGAACTCACGATCCTGGAACTGACGTACTGA
- a CDS encoding HNH endonuclease, with product MKVLKLSAQGLPQSWISLEQAVLHYAADEVRWEVGAQVALFRGGHNAETGEQSRIAVSSIIGTKGVPNINPFDLKPGLTNSKLFARDRNVCAYCGGNFHEEELTREHIIPFAQNGRDHWMNVVTACRCCNHRKSNRTPEQARMPLLYAPYVPSLWEDFILRNRRILADQMEFLMAHLPKTSRLHMQ from the coding sequence TTGAAGGTGTTGAAGCTGTCCGCCCAAGGTCTGCCGCAGTCCTGGATTTCCCTGGAGCAGGCCGTGCTGCATTACGCCGCAGACGAAGTGCGGTGGGAAGTCGGCGCGCAGGTGGCCCTCTTTCGCGGCGGGCACAACGCCGAGACGGGCGAGCAGTCGCGCATCGCGGTGAGCAGCATCATCGGCACCAAGGGCGTGCCGAACATCAATCCCTTCGACCTCAAGCCCGGCCTCACCAACAGCAAGCTGTTCGCGCGCGACCGCAACGTCTGTGCGTATTGCGGCGGAAACTTCCACGAGGAAGAGCTCACCCGCGAGCACATCATCCCGTTCGCGCAGAACGGGCGGGACCACTGGATGAACGTGGTCACGGCCTGCCGCTGCTGCAACCACCGCAAGAGCAACCGCACGCCCGAGCAGGCGCGCATGCCCCTGCTGTACGCGCCCTACGTCCCCAGCCTGTGGGAAGACTTCATCCTGCGCAACCGGCGCATCCTGGCCGACCAGATGGAGTTCCTGATGGCGCACCTGCCCAAGACGTCGCGCCTGCACATGCAGTAG
- a CDS encoding bifunctional riboflavin kinase/FAD synthetase produces the protein MRIFRGFHHPGIAPACALTIGNFDGVHRGHQAMLALLNSEARHRGVPSCVLTFEPHPRDFFAAMARKPDIAPARIATLRDKLTELHRCGVDQCVVLPFDARLASQVPMAFIDNVLVRGLGAKYVLVGDDFRFGAKRAGDYAMLDAAGQERGFDVARMNSYEVHGLRVSSSAVREALGAGDMDRVTALLGRPYSVSGHVVHGRKLGRQLGFKTLNLRFSHWKPAASGIFAVRVEGLGPEPLPGVANLGIRPSLDPQDVNGGRVLLETHCLEWPHGLGEEGAYGKIIQVELLHKLHDELKYDGLDALTAGIRKDCDEARAFFASTRRQTTRDRI, from the coding sequence ATGCGCATTTTCAGAGGCTTCCACCATCCCGGGATCGCCCCGGCCTGCGCGCTGACCATCGGCAACTTCGATGGCGTGCACCGCGGCCACCAGGCCATGCTCGCGCTGCTGAACAGCGAGGCGCGCCACCGCGGCGTGCCCAGCTGCGTGCTCACCTTCGAGCCGCATCCACGCGACTTCTTCGCCGCGATGGCGCGCAAGCCCGACATCGCGCCCGCCCGCATCGCGACCCTGCGGGACAAACTGACCGAGCTGCACCGCTGCGGTGTCGACCAGTGCGTGGTGCTTCCGTTCGACGCGCGCCTGGCCTCGCAAGTTCCCATGGCCTTCATCGACAACGTGCTGGTGCGCGGGCTCGGCGCGAAATACGTGCTGGTGGGCGACGACTTCCGCTTCGGCGCGAAGCGGGCGGGCGACTACGCGATGCTCGATGCGGCGGGCCAGGAACGCGGCTTCGACGTCGCGCGCATGAACAGCTACGAGGTCCACGGCCTGCGCGTGTCCAGCTCCGCCGTCCGGGAAGCCTTGGGGGCCGGCGACATGGACCGCGTCACGGCGCTGCTGGGCCGGCCCTACAGCGTCAGCGGCCATGTGGTCCATGGCCGCAAGCTTGGCCGCCAGCTCGGCTTCAAGACCCTGAACCTGCGGTTTTCCCACTGGAAGCCGGCCGCGAGCGGCATCTTCGCGGTGCGGGTCGAGGGGCTGGGGCCCGAGCCCCTCCCCGGGGTCGCGAACCTGGGCATCCGGCCCTCGCTGGACCCGCAGGACGTGAACGGCGGGCGCGTGCTGCTGGAGACGCATTGCCTGGAATGGCCGCACGGGCTCGGCGAGGAAGGGGCCTACGGTAAAATCATCCAGGTGGAACTGCTGCACAAACTGCACGACGAGCTCAAGTACGACGGTCTCGATGCCCTCACGGCGGGCATTCGCAAGGACTGCGACGAGGCGCGGGCGTTCTTCGCTTCCACGCGGCGCCAGACGACGCGCGACCGAATTTAA
- the ileS gene encoding isoleucine--tRNA ligase: MTDKTADKTDYRATLNLPDTPFPMRGDLPRREPGWVKEWEDKGLYKTLRAARCNHEKFVLHDGPPYANGQIHMGHAVNKILKDMIVKARQLKGLDAAYIPGWDCHGLPIENAIEKKHGRNLPRDEMQAKSRAYATEQIGLQMADFKRLGVLGDWDHPYRTMDFVNEAEEIRAFKRVIERGFVYRGLKPVYWCFDCGSSLAEFEIEYADKKSQTLDVGFKAAEPDKVLGAFGLEGKSTDEDIFAVIWTTTAWTIPANQALNLNPQIIYALVETERGRLILAESLVEKCMERYGLKGKVLATVEGEALGGLNFQHPLYDVDAGYRRLSPVYLADYATADDGTGIVHSSPAYGLDDFNSCVSHGLAYDDILNPVQGNGSYAPDFPLFGGLNIWKAVPTIIDTLKGAGRLFATETISHSYPHCWRHKTPVIYRAAAQWFIRMDEGVGVFTKDKAPDTLRNMALAAIEETSFYPENGQARLRDMIAGRPDWCISRQRSWGVPLPFFLHKDTHDLHPKTMEILDLAADMVQAGGIEAWSKASPEEILAKVGAAVDAASYNKSTDILEVWFDSGTTHTTVLKHSHPGSAHDSGPEADLYLEGHDQHRGWFHSSLLTACAMYGRAPYRGLLTHGFTVDAQGRKMSKSLGNGIDPQEINKKLGAEITRLWVAASDYSGDIAGDDKILARVVDAYRRIRNTLRFLLANVSDFDPAKDAVPFADMLEIDRYAMSRAAQFQAEVLAHFEVYEFHPVVAKLQVYCSEDLGAFYLDILKDRLYTTAPKSLARRSAQTALWNITHAMLRWMAPFLSFTAEEAWKIFGDSESIFLETYAEIGAPDPALMEKWTRIRVAREMVNKEIEALREAGKVGSSLQANVELTVPMAEHGELWEALASLGDDLKFVFITSVMRIAAGDTMAVKVTPSEAAKCDRCWHWRDDVGIDPAHPTLCGRCTSNLFGAGEERKFA; the protein is encoded by the coding sequence ATGACCGACAAGACAGCCGACAAGACCGACTACCGCGCCACGCTCAACCTGCCCGACACGCCCTTCCCCATGCGCGGGGACCTGCCCAGGCGCGAGCCGGGCTGGGTCAAGGAGTGGGAAGACAAGGGCCTGTACAAGACCCTGCGCGCCGCGCGCTGCAACCACGAGAAGTTCGTGCTGCACGACGGCCCGCCGTACGCCAACGGCCAGATCCACATGGGCCATGCAGTCAACAAGATCCTGAAGGACATGATCGTCAAGGCCCGGCAGCTCAAGGGGCTTGACGCCGCGTACATCCCCGGCTGGGACTGCCACGGCCTGCCCATCGAGAACGCGATCGAGAAGAAGCACGGCCGCAACCTGCCGCGCGACGAGATGCAGGCGAAGAGCCGCGCCTACGCGACCGAGCAGATCGGCCTGCAGATGGCCGACTTCAAGCGCCTGGGCGTGCTCGGCGACTGGGACCACCCGTATCGCACCATGGACTTCGTGAACGAAGCCGAAGAGATCCGCGCGTTCAAGCGCGTGATCGAGCGCGGCTTCGTCTACCGCGGCTTGAAGCCCGTGTACTGGTGCTTCGACTGTGGCTCCTCGCTCGCCGAATTCGAGATCGAGTACGCGGACAAGAAGTCGCAGACGCTCGATGTGGGCTTCAAGGCGGCCGAGCCGGACAAGGTGCTGGGCGCCTTCGGGCTGGAAGGCAAGAGCACGGACGAGGACATCTTCGCCGTCATCTGGACCACCACCGCCTGGACGATCCCCGCGAACCAGGCGCTCAACCTCAACCCGCAGATCATCTACGCGCTGGTCGAGACCGAGCGCGGCCGCCTCATCCTGGCCGAATCGCTCGTCGAGAAGTGCATGGAGCGCTACGGCCTGAAGGGCAAGGTGCTGGCAACGGTGGAAGGCGAAGCGCTGGGCGGCCTGAACTTCCAGCATCCGCTCTACGACGTCGATGCGGGCTATCGGCGCCTCTCCCCGGTCTACCTCGCCGACTACGCGACGGCCGACGACGGCACGGGCATCGTCCACTCCTCGCCCGCCTACGGCCTGGACGACTTCAACTCCTGCGTGTCGCACGGCCTCGCCTACGACGACATCCTCAACCCCGTGCAGGGCAACGGTTCGTACGCGCCGGACTTCCCGCTGTTCGGCGGGCTGAACATCTGGAAGGCCGTGCCGACCATCATCGACACGCTCAAGGGCGCCGGCCGCCTCTTCGCGACCGAAACGATCTCGCACAGCTACCCGCACTGCTGGCGCCACAAGACGCCGGTGATCTACCGCGCCGCCGCCCAGTGGTTCATCCGCATGGACGAAGGCGTGGGCGTCTTCACGAAGGACAAGGCGCCCGACACGCTGCGCAACATGGCGCTCGCCGCGATCGAGGAGACCAGCTTCTACCCGGAAAACGGTCAGGCCCGACTGCGCGACATGATCGCGGGCCGGCCTGACTGGTGCATCAGCCGCCAGCGCAGCTGGGGCGTGCCCCTGCCCTTCTTCCTGCACAAGGACACGCACGACCTGCACCCGAAGACGATGGAAATCCTCGACCTCGCCGCCGACATGGTGCAGGCGGGCGGCATCGAAGCCTGGAGCAAGGCCTCGCCCGAGGAGATCCTGGCGAAGGTCGGCGCAGCGGTCGATGCGGCCTCGTACAACAAGAGCACCGACATCCTCGAAGTCTGGTTCGACTCCGGCACCACGCACACCACGGTGCTCAAGCACTCGCACCCGGGCTCGGCGCACGACAGCGGCCCCGAGGCCGACCTGTACCTCGAAGGCCACGACCAGCACCGCGGCTGGTTCCACTCGTCCCTGCTCACCGCCTGCGCGATGTACGGCCGCGCGCCGTACCGCGGCCTGCTCACGCACGGCTTCACCGTCGATGCGCAGGGCCGCAAGATGAGCAAGTCGCTCGGCAACGGGATCGATCCGCAGGAGATCAACAAGAAGCTCGGCGCGGAAATCACCCGGCTGTGGGTGGCCGCATCCGACTACTCGGGCGACATCGCGGGCGACGACAAGATCCTCGCGCGCGTCGTGGACGCGTACCGCCGCATCCGCAACACGCTGCGCTTCCTGCTCGCGAACGTGAGCGACTTCGACCCCGCGAAGGACGCCGTGCCGTTCGCGGACATGCTGGAGATCGACCGCTACGCGATGTCGCGCGCCGCGCAGTTCCAGGCCGAGGTGCTCGCGCACTTCGAGGTCTACGAGTTCCACCCCGTGGTCGCGAAGCTGCAGGTGTACTGCTCGGAAGACCTCGGCGCTTTCTACCTCGACATCCTCAAGGACCGCCTCTACACCACCGCGCCGAAGTCGCTGGCCCGCCGCAGCGCGCAGACGGCGTTGTGGAATATCACGCACGCGATGCTGCGCTGGATGGCGCCTTTCCTGAGCTTCACGGCGGAAGAGGCCTGGAAGATCTTCGGCGACTCCGAGTCGATCTTCCTGGAGACCTACGCCGAGATCGGCGCGCCCGACCCCGCGCTCATGGAAAAGTGGACGCGCATCCGCGTCGCGCGCGAAATGGTGAACAAGGAAATCGAGGCGCTGCGCGAAGCCGGCAAGGTCGGCTCGTCGCTGCAGGCGAACGTGGAACTCACCGTCCCGATGGCCGAGCACGGCGAGCTGTGGGAGGCCCTGGCCAGCCTGGGCGACGACCTCAAGTTCGTCTTCATCACCTCGGTGATGCGCATCGCCGCGGGCGACACGATGGCCGTGAAGGTCACGCCGTCCGAAGCCGCGAAATGCGACCGCTGCTGGCACTGGCGCGATGACGTCGGCATCGATCCGGCCCACCCGACCCTCTGCGGCCGCTGCACGAGCAACCTGTTCGGCGCCGGCGAAGAAAGGAAGTTCGCCTGA
- the lspA gene encoding signal peptidase II, producing the protein MASRNAPRGASGTGWLPWLGLALVLFLADQFTKVLILGYYRLGDSTYVTSFFNVVRAHNTGAAFSFLASAAGWQRWLFVGIGVAAAIFIVWMLRSHAGQKLFSFALACILGGAVGNVVDRLLHGYVVDFLQFQWNGWYFPAFNVADTAITIGAGCLILDEILRVRRNR; encoded by the coding sequence ATGGCATCCCGCAACGCCCCCCGCGGCGCCTCCGGCACCGGCTGGCTGCCCTGGCTCGGCCTCGCCCTCGTCCTGTTCCTTGCCGACCAGTTCACCAAGGTGCTGATCCTGGGCTACTACCGCCTGGGCGACTCCACCTACGTGACGAGCTTCTTCAACGTCGTGCGTGCGCACAACACTGGCGCGGCGTTCTCGTTCCTCGCGTCGGCGGCGGGCTGGCAGCGCTGGCTGTTCGTGGGCATCGGCGTCGCCGCCGCGATCTTCATCGTCTGGATGCTGCGCTCGCATGCGGGCCAGAAGCTGTTCTCCTTCGCGCTCGCCTGCATCCTGGGCGGCGCGGTGGGCAACGTGGTGGACCGCCTGCTTCATGGCTACGTGGTCGACTTCCTGCAGTTCCAGTGGAACGGCTGGTACTTCCCGGCCTTCAACGTCGCCGACACCGCGATCACCATCGGCGCCGGCTGCCTGATCCTCGACGAGATCCTTCGCGTCCGGCGCAACAGATAG
- a CDS encoding Na/Pi cotransporter family protein, with the protein MKHLLNLLAAIALLVWGTHLVRAGILRVFGANLRNVLSHSVSNRWTAAISGLGVTALVQSSTATALIVSSFVGQGLVTLPIALAVMLGADVGTSLMAVVFSFDLSWLSPLFIFSGVVMFLSRQSSPVGRFGRVLIGLGLMLLALRLIAASTAIMTQSPVVKALLESITTELLLEITVGAFISLIAYSSLAMVLLTATMAASGLVPLESALGLVLGANLGSGLLAVLTTAKSAIEVRQVPLGNFVFKAIGVMVVAPFAGLWLRYARPYITDAATVVVLFHLTFNIVVGVLFIGLTQVVAGWVGKWLPKPEKNMVAGRPHHLDPSALATPSLAISCAAREALHQADVVETMMVGMLTVIKNNDLKLAEDLRKLDDSVDELYSAIKYYLTKISREALGEEESRRWTDIISFTINMEQIGDIVERILIDVEDKKIKKDRNFSDAGMAEICELHARLIDNLRLGMSVFLNGSVRDAQKLLEEKARFRDLERAYASTHLTRLSGNTMQSIETSGLHIDLISDLKRINSHICSIAYPILDSAGALAPNRLRQAAIEEASG; encoded by the coding sequence ATGAAGCATTTGTTGAATCTCCTGGCGGCCATCGCGCTGCTGGTCTGGGGCACGCACCTGGTGAGGGCCGGCATCCTGAGGGTGTTCGGGGCGAACCTGCGAAATGTGCTGTCCCACAGCGTCTCCAACCGCTGGACCGCCGCCATCTCCGGGCTGGGCGTCACCGCCCTGGTGCAATCGAGCACCGCCACCGCGCTCATCGTCTCGTCCTTCGTCGGGCAGGGCCTCGTCACGCTCCCGATCGCGCTTGCCGTGATGCTCGGCGCGGACGTCGGCACCAGCCTCATGGCGGTGGTGTTCTCGTTCGACCTCTCCTGGCTCTCCCCGCTCTTCATCTTCTCCGGCGTCGTCATGTTCCTCTCGCGCCAGTCGAGCCCGGTCGGGCGCTTCGGCCGGGTGCTGATCGGCCTCGGGCTCATGCTGCTGGCGCTGCGCCTCATCGCCGCGTCGACGGCCATCATGACGCAGTCGCCGGTGGTCAAGGCGCTGCTGGAGTCCATCACGACCGAGTTGCTGCTCGAAATCACCGTGGGCGCCTTCATCTCGCTCATCGCCTATTCGAGCCTCGCCATGGTGCTGCTGACCGCGACGATGGCGGCGTCCGGCCTCGTGCCGCTGGAGTCGGCGCTCGGCCTCGTGCTCGGCGCGAACCTGGGCAGCGGGCTGCTGGCGGTGCTCACCACCGCCAAGTCCGCGATCGAAGTGCGGCAGGTTCCGCTCGGCAATTTCGTCTTCAAGGCGATCGGCGTGATGGTCGTCGCGCCCTTCGCGGGCTTGTGGCTGCGCTACGCGCGGCCGTACATCACGGACGCGGCGACGGTGGTGGTCCTCTTCCACCTCACGTTCAACATCGTGGTCGGGGTGCTGTTCATCGGCCTCACGCAGGTGGTCGCGGGCTGGGTGGGCAAGTGGCTGCCCAAGCCCGAGAAGAACATGGTCGCGGGCCGGCCGCACCACCTGGACCCATCGGCGCTCGCGACCCCCTCGCTCGCGATCTCCTGCGCCGCGCGCGAAGCCCTGCACCAGGCCGACGTCGTCGAGACCATGATGGTCGGCATGCTCACCGTCATCAAGAACAACGACTTGAAGCTCGCGGAAGACCTGCGCAAGCTGGACGACTCGGTCGACGAGTTGTATTCCGCCATCAAGTACTACCTCACCAAGATCTCGCGCGAGGCGCTGGGCGAGGAAGAGAGCCGCCGCTGGACGGACATCATCAGCTTCACGATCAACATGGAACAGATCGGCGACATCGTCGAGCGCATCCTCATCGACGTGGAAGACAAGAAGATCAAGAAGGACCGCAACTTCTCCGACGCCGGCATGGCCGAGATCTGCGAGCTGCACGCGCGCCTCATCGACAACCTGCGCCTGGGCATGAGCGTCTTTCTCAACGGCTCGGTGCGCGATGCGCAGAAGCTCCTCGAAGAAAAGGCGCGGTTTCGCGACCTCGAACGCGCCTATGCCTCGACGCACCTCACGCGGCTGTCGGGCAACACGATGCAGAGCATCGAAACCAGTGGCCTGCACATCGACCTGATCAGCGACCTGAAGCGCATCAATTCGCACATCTGCTCGATCGCCTATCCGATCCTCGACTCCGCCGGCGCGCTGGCGCCCAACCGGCTGCGGCAGGCCGCGATCGAGGAAGCCTCCGGCTAG
- a CDS encoding response regulator produces the protein MACRAFIVEDSPTIRDNLIETLQELAQVDAVGTADTESEGAVWLAQNDSYWDLAIVDLFLKEGNGLNILEALRERKPTQKLVILSNHATNDVRWRCEQMGADAVFDKSTEIEKLVDFCLEQGGARSGD, from the coding sequence ATGGCATGCCGTGCATTCATCGTCGAGGACAGCCCGACGATCCGGGACAATCTCATCGAGACGCTGCAGGAACTCGCGCAGGTCGATGCCGTCGGGACGGCGGACACCGAGAGCGAAGGCGCCGTGTGGCTCGCGCAGAACGATTCCTACTGGGACCTCGCGATCGTCGACCTGTTCCTCAAGGAAGGCAACGGGCTGAACATCCTGGAGGCGCTGCGGGAACGCAAGCCCACGCAGAAGCTCGTCATCCTCAGCAACCACGCGACCAACGACGTCCGGTGGCGCTGCGAGCAGATGGGTGCGGATGCGGTGTTCGACAAATCCACCGAGATCGAGAAGCTCGTGGACTTCTGCCTCGAACAGGGCGGCGCCCGGTCCGGCGACTAG
- a CDS encoding NUDIX hydrolase: MSGELLDAAWLAALRRQADEPPRVPRVALWAGGTRIGSVEPEWARGLVLRPEWIAPAQRGGEAGWEVLGDITASLHAVALALRDAGAAHAWRDEQLAVRDDSGAIIATVERAAVRPLGIATRAVHLVGLSPDGRHWVQQRSLTKPNDPGLWDTLMGGMVPASDSVEAALERETWEEAGLRVAQLRELSRGGRVTLRCPTDSGRGGYVVEQIDWYRCVVPEGVVPVNQDGEVAQFGLLAPDELASRLHRDEFTLEAALIIAQCMAL; the protein is encoded by the coding sequence GTGAGCGGCGAGTTGCTGGATGCGGCCTGGCTGGCGGCCTTGCGGCGGCAGGCGGACGAGCCGCCGCGCGTGCCGAGGGTCGCCTTGTGGGCGGGCGGCACGCGCATCGGCTCCGTCGAGCCGGAGTGGGCGCGCGGCCTCGTGCTCCGGCCCGAGTGGATCGCGCCCGCGCAGCGGGGTGGCGAGGCGGGGTGGGAAGTGCTTGGCGACATCACGGCGAGCCTCCACGCGGTCGCGCTCGCGCTGCGCGATGCGGGGGCGGCGCATGCCTGGCGCGACGAGCAGCTGGCCGTGCGGGACGACTCCGGCGCGATCATCGCGACGGTGGAGCGCGCAGCGGTGCGGCCCCTGGGCATCGCCACCCGCGCCGTGCACCTCGTGGGCCTGTCGCCCGACGGCCGGCATTGGGTGCAGCAGCGCTCGCTCACCAAGCCCAACGACCCGGGGCTGTGGGACACGCTGATGGGTGGCATGGTGCCGGCTTCGGACTCCGTCGAGGCCGCGCTCGAGCGCGAGACCTGGGAAGAGGCGGGGCTGCGCGTCGCGCAGCTTCGCGAGTTGTCGCGTGGCGGCCGCGTGACGCTGCGCTGCCCCACGGACTCCGGCCGCGGCGGCTACGTCGTCGAACAGATCGACTGGTATCGCTGCGTCGTGCCCGAGGGCGTGGTGCCGGTGAACCAGGACGGCGAAGTCGCGCAGTTCGGCCTGCTCGCGCCTGACGAGCTCGCGTCGCGATTGCATCGTGACGAATTCACGCTGGAAGCGGCCCTGATCATCGCGCAGTGCATGGCGCTGTAG